The following coding sequences lie in one Oncorhynchus kisutch isolate 150728-3 linkage group LG3, Okis_V2, whole genome shotgun sequence genomic window:
- the LOC109873459 gene encoding uncharacterized protein LOC109873459 isoform X1 — protein MADDSQSVKWEDPPDDQNKVVGKMKDETETHETNKNRTGGKAKRKSSGCAKKTSVEEDSSIGAESSQTPGCGFRERGSIIEQLEKEAQRTLMPSLKIGTCCAPILLSFLRSLTDDQWRVIQHGMKNNLTFEQLSMLCLKIVEVVTQTALRILLPALARIMGVNLRSGATSPESQCSLTGSEDSLGSLDEREKRLLTSEMNYWTKERRRNGSAGCRHKSTRRTSSPCCSPKRSQTSLQSLPATREAPLMEEPLKALFGVTEESLLISLVEGHSNPTSSELSCAIVGEVVHQLNSGLSVAIQASSGSYPPMDSQDIAAGKEVIRVASVQILAELLSQTSEPEWVGFIEPLMDPVTDDVLDAIVGTMDKMAQDFNILLDLAKKMTILGSKFLTNLQCDLDVECPSGKEGTTHFLKETGSSTSVVARKIQTLSSPDFQSKALKAVSTILRRKVSSSSGMAPSSRPSSAAPSLTEAPLNTSCTALTHVTSTATVIVKAFVGGMETIASFEGTCEAVDWPVPVNDHKTGSSQMITFSLARTLYGRIRAKLRDLLTLSAREGVAKNASLQESSDTLEKATVSTVEAQLPSTELSRVPSESQPIPALCLSNLDTSTQEVLSSVFSIYKSELSKVESKSLAVVSSSDESLEACWFVDSVLSKLDDYTISQSPSPNEDLSVSTQYSQLSSEESVRITESSTSLIQSIKKLSSNDFQTQAEEAVSKVLMRSSHSFITQISHTGLQKSLQAGLSSSSPSEIHVLSESMSSMSSENTASGLVETFVKGMATIFQKNESTDTVLLERSGRVSQCSHGGSQLDDTELSVKISEEKLWSTAKTICVSMKNTLKDFFTGLKPPGSERTENASSKENLGEILVAFQSEFSNLGRIQDSRELLQINDMVGTMLREVEKSEDDSEQVCQDIPRTCSSLSTSLNGRSSLSSSSKSPRSECELEINLPGTPIPDEVPFDLTCPIFRSSCIDTRVSKMPEISSSDLKTKMMAHTDQPLHRNSPMTDSSRPPSAKASFRSSTPSFTSRGTSLVPKGDGIDIEEKEECIPSSSGHLRELLITPDISSASAFPLQYLMDSSKDDVICLVAILVIRLLSEIRPSTLDGPSQQAADMTETSQQLIRQVLSEFCAASRFSRTQAYSQILYIQRVFRGVHKNLMEEFGSNNTLPAAISSQDPAFDRVLVKSLTQQLVQGCKETSRPASAATNPSDQAETERGAEQKARRSFLCFSITKLRINFKRSKRGNKKDCHSVQEQTEIPSTDGHCIVGEVSPSISQPIKKLSLIVRVFSAMMKPFRRFTKKNL, from the exons ATGGCTGACGACAGCCAG AGCGTGAAATGGGAGGATCCCCCGGATGACCAAAATAAGGTTGTGGGGAAAATGAAGGATGAAACAGAGACACATGAGACCAacaagaacaggacaggaggcaAG GCTAAACGTAAGTCCAGTGGCTGTGCCAAGAAGACTTCCGTGGAGGAGGACAGCAGCATTGGTGCAG AGTCTTCTCAGACACCCGGGTGTGGTTTCCGGGAAAGGGGATCTATCATTGAGCAGCTGGAGAAGGAGGCTCAGAGGACTCTAATGCCTTCTCTCAAGATTGGGACATGCTGTGCCccaatcctcctctccttcctgaggAGTCTAACTGATGA CCAATGGAGAGTGATTCAGCATGGCATGAAAAATAAC CTCACATTCGAGCAGCTCTCCATGCTGTGTCTGAAGATTGTTGAAGTCGTGACCCAGACAGCCCTCCGCATTCTCCTACCAGCGCTAGCTCGTATCATGGGGGTGAACCTGAGGAGTGGGGCAACCTCCCCAGAATCCCAGTGCTCTCTGACAGGGTCTGAGGATTCCTTAGGCAgtctggatgagagagagaaaaggctgcTGACCAGTGAGATGAACTACTGGactaaggagaggaggaggaatggcagTGCAGGGTGCCGCCATAAATCCACTCGCAGAACCTCATCACCATGCTGTTCGCCTAAGAG GTCCCAGACCTCATTGCAGAGCTTGCCTGCAACTAGAGAGGCTCCCCTCATGGAGGAGCCTCTGAAGGCTCTTTTTGGGGTAACGGAAGAGAGCCTCCTGATATCCCTGGTTGAGGGTCACTCCAACCCCACCTCCTCCGAGTTGAGCTGTGCTATCGTGGGAGAGGTAGTACACCAGCTTAACTCTGGCCTCTCAGTGGCCATTCAGGCCAGCTCGGGGAGTTACCCCCCTATGGACAGTCAGGACATAGCAGCAGGCAAGGAGGTCATTCGGGTAGCCTCGGTGCAGATCCTGGCCGAGCTACTGAGCCAAACGTCTGAGCCAGAGTGGGTAGGGTTTATCGAGCCCCTCATGGACCCTGTGACCGATGATGTGCTGGATGCCATTGTCGGCACAATGGACAAAATGGCACAGGACTTCAACATCCTACTGGATCTGGCCAAGAAGATGACAATCTTGGGGTCTAAATTTCTGACCAATCTTCAATGTGACCTTGATGTTGAGTGTCCATCTGGGAAAGAAGGGACCACTCACTTTCTCAAAGAGACTGGATCCTCTACCAGTGTGGTGGCCAGAAAGATTCAGACCCTCTCTAGCCCCGACTTTCAGTCTAAAGCCCTGAAGGCGGTTAGCACCATCCTTAGAAGGAAAGTCAGCAGCTCTTCTGGCATGGCTCCTTCCTCTAGGCCTTCTAGTGCTGCTCCTAGCCTTACTGAAGCTCCCCTGAATACCAGCTGCACAGCCCTGACACATGTAACCTCCACTGCCACAGTGATTGTTAAGGCATTTGTGGGAGGCATGGAGACGATAGCATCATTTGAAGGCACATGTGAAGCAGTTGATTGGCCAGTTCCTGTAAATGACCACAAAACAGGATCTTCACAGATGATAACCTTCTCTCTAGCCCGCACACTCTACGGCCGTATACGAGCAAAGCTGAGGGACCTTTTAACTCTATCCGCTCGAGAAGGTGTTGCTAAGAATGCTTCTCTTCAGGAGTCTTCAGACACCCTGGAAAAGGCAACTGTTTCAACTGTTGAGGCCCAGTTACCCAGCACCGAACTTAGTAGAGTTCCCAGTGAGAGCCAACCaataccagctctctgtctctccaatcTGGATACCAGTACTCAAGAAGTTCTTAGCAGTGTTTTTTCCAtctacaagtcagagttatcaaaaGTGGAGAGTAAATCCTTGGCCGTTGTCAGTTCATCTGATGAGTCCCTAGAGGCTTGTTGGTTTGTTGATAGTGTCCTATCAAAGCTCGATGACTATACTATTTCCCAGTCACCCTCACCCAATGAAGACTTGAGCGTGAGTACTCAATATTCTCAACTGAGCTCAGAAGAGAGTGTCAGAATCACAGAGTCCTCTACTAGTCTGATTCAGAGCATTAAGAAGCTCTCTAGCAATGACTTCCAGACTCAGGCAGAAGAGGCAGTGAGTAAAGTGCTGATGAGATCCAGTCATTCCTTTATCACACAGATCAGCCATACTGGTCTTCAGAAAAGTCTGCAGGCTGGCTTATCATCTAGCTCACCATCAGAGATCCATGTCCTTTCAGAATCCATGTCCTCCATGTCCTCTGAGAATACAGCCTCTGGATTAGTGGAAACCTTTGTCAAAGGAATGGCCACTATTTTCCAGAAAAATGAGTCCACTGACACTGTGCTACTGGAAAGAAGTGGGAGAGTTTCGCAGTGCTCCCACGGGGGCTCCCAACTGGATGATACTGAATTGAGTGTTAAAATATCAGAGGAGAAGCTTTGGTCAACAGCTAAGACCATCTGCGTCAGTATGAAGAACACACTTAAGGATTTCTTCACAGGGCTGAAGCCACCCGGATCCGAAAGGACAGAAAATGCTTCTTCCAAAGAGAACCTTGGGGAAATCCTGGTTGCTTTCCAGAGTGAATTCTCAAACTTAGGGCGAATTCAGGATTCCAGGGAGCTCCTTCAGATCAATGATATGGTAGGAACTATGCTGAGGGAGGTTGAGAAAAGTGAGGATGACAGTGAACAAGTCTGCCAAGACATCCCTAGAACCTGTTCATCTTTGTCCACTTCTTTAAATGGTCGGAGTTCCTTGTCCAGCTCTTCAAAGAGTCCTAGGTCAGAGTGTGAGTTAGAGATCAACCTCCCTGGCACTCCCATCCCTGACGAAGTGCCTTTTGATCTGACCTGCCCCATCTTCAGGAGCTCCTGCATCGACACCAGGGTCTCTAAAATGCCAGAGATTTCTTCAAGTGACCTAAAGACAAAGATGATGGCACACACAGATCAACCCCTGCATCGTAACAGTCCAATGACTGACAGCAGTCGACCACCGAGTGCTAAAGCCTCTTTTCGATCCTCCACTCCGTCTTTCACCAGTAGGGGAACCTCTTTGGTACCGAAGGGAGATGGGATTGACattgaagagaaggaggagtgtatCCCCAGCAGCTCTGGCCATCTGAGGGAGCTCTTAATCACCCCGGACATCAGCAGTGCCTCTGCATTCCCACTGCAGTACTTGATGGACTCCAGCAAAGATGATGTCATCTGTTTGGTCGCCATACTGGTGATAAGGTTGCTATCGGAGATCAGACCCTCAACCCTAGATGGACCCTCCCAACAGGCAGCAGACATGACAGAAACATCTCAGCAACTCATCAGACAAGTCCTGTCTGAGTTCTGTGCTGCATCTAGATTCTCCAGGACACAGGCATATTCCCAGATCCTGTACATCCAAAGGGTGTTCAGAGGTGTACATAAAAACCTCATGGAGGAGTTTGGCTCTAATAACACCCTGCCAGCAGCTATTTCCtcccaggaccctgcatttgacaGAGTCCTGGTAAAGTCCTTGACCCAGCAGCTGGTACAGGGATGCAAGGAGACGTCAAGACCAGCTTCTGCTGCAACAAACCCATCAGAccaggctgagacagagaggggggctgAGCAGAAAGCAAGAAGGAGCTTCCTTTGCTTTTCAATAACCAAACTCAGGATCAACTTCAAG CGTTCCAAGAGAGGAAACAAAAAGGACTGCCATTCAGTCCAGGAACAGACTGAGATTCCCTCTACTGATGGACATTGCATAG TGGGAGAGGTTTCTCCATCCATATCTCAGCCTATCAAAAAACTATCCTTGATTGTCAGGGTCTTTTCAGCAATGATGAAGCCATTCAGGCGCTTCACCAAGAAGAACCTGTAA
- the LOC109873459 gene encoding uncharacterized protein LOC109873459 isoform X2: protein MSDDSKSVKWEDPPDDQNKVVGKMKDETETHETNKNRTGGKAKRKSSGCAKKTSVEEDSSIGAESSQTPGCGFRERGSIIEQLEKEAQRTLMPSLKIGTCCAPILLSFLRSLTDDQWRVIQHGMKNNLTFEQLSMLCLKIVEVVTQTALRILLPALARIMGVNLRSGATSPESQCSLTGSEDSLGSLDEREKRLLTSEMNYWTKERRRNGSAGCRHKSTRRTSSPCCSPKRSQTSLQSLPATREAPLMEEPLKALFGVTEESLLISLVEGHSNPTSSELSCAIVGEVVHQLNSGLSVAIQASSGSYPPMDSQDIAAGKEVIRVASVQILAELLSQTSEPEWVGFIEPLMDPVTDDVLDAIVGTMDKMAQDFNILLDLAKKMTILGSKFLTNLQCDLDVECPSGKEGTTHFLKETGSSTSVVARKIQTLSSPDFQSKALKAVSTILRRKVSSSSGMAPSSRPSSAAPSLTEAPLNTSCTALTHVTSTATVIVKAFVGGMETIASFEGTCEAVDWPVPVNDHKTGSSQMITFSLARTLYGRIRAKLRDLLTLSAREGVAKNASLQESSDTLEKATVSTVEAQLPSTELSRVPSESQPIPALCLSNLDTSTQEVLSSVFSIYKSELSKVESKSLAVVSSSDESLEACWFVDSVLSKLDDYTISQSPSPNEDLSVSTQYSQLSSEESVRITESSTSLIQSIKKLSSNDFQTQAEEAVSKVLMRSSHSFITQISHTGLQKSLQAGLSSSSPSEIHVLSESMSSMSSENTASGLVETFVKGMATIFQKNESTDTVLLERSGRVSQCSHGGSQLDDTELSVKISEEKLWSTAKTICVSMKNTLKDFFTGLKPPGSERTENASSKENLGEILVAFQSEFSNLGRIQDSRELLQINDMVGTMLREVEKSEDDSEQVCQDIPRTCSSLSTSLNGRSSLSSSSKSPRSECELEINLPGTPIPDEVPFDLTCPIFRSSCIDTRVSKMPEISSSDLKTKMMAHTDQPLHRNSPMTDSSRPPSAKASFRSSTPSFTSRGTSLVPKGDGIDIEEKEECIPSSSGHLRELLITPDISSASAFPLQYLMDSSKDDVICLVAILVIRLLSEIRPSTLDGPSQQAADMTETSQQLIRQVLSEFCAASRFSRTQAYSQILYIQRVFRGVHKNLMEEFGSNNTLPAAISSQDPAFDRVLVKSLTQQLVQGCKETSRPASAATNPSDQAETERGAEQKARRSFLCFSITKLRINFKRSKRGNKKDCHSVQEQTEIPSTDGHCIVGEVSPSISQPIKKLSLIVRVFSAMMKPFRRFTKKNL, encoded by the exons ATGTCAGATGACAGCAAG AGCGTGAAATGGGAGGATCCCCCGGATGACCAAAATAAGGTTGTGGGGAAAATGAAGGATGAAACAGAGACACATGAGACCAacaagaacaggacaggaggcaAG GCTAAACGTAAGTCCAGTGGCTGTGCCAAGAAGACTTCCGTGGAGGAGGACAGCAGCATTGGTGCAG AGTCTTCTCAGACACCCGGGTGTGGTTTCCGGGAAAGGGGATCTATCATTGAGCAGCTGGAGAAGGAGGCTCAGAGGACTCTAATGCCTTCTCTCAAGATTGGGACATGCTGTGCCccaatcctcctctccttcctgaggAGTCTAACTGATGA CCAATGGAGAGTGATTCAGCATGGCATGAAAAATAAC CTCACATTCGAGCAGCTCTCCATGCTGTGTCTGAAGATTGTTGAAGTCGTGACCCAGACAGCCCTCCGCATTCTCCTACCAGCGCTAGCTCGTATCATGGGGGTGAACCTGAGGAGTGGGGCAACCTCCCCAGAATCCCAGTGCTCTCTGACAGGGTCTGAGGATTCCTTAGGCAgtctggatgagagagagaaaaggctgcTGACCAGTGAGATGAACTACTGGactaaggagaggaggaggaatggcagTGCAGGGTGCCGCCATAAATCCACTCGCAGAACCTCATCACCATGCTGTTCGCCTAAGAG GTCCCAGACCTCATTGCAGAGCTTGCCTGCAACTAGAGAGGCTCCCCTCATGGAGGAGCCTCTGAAGGCTCTTTTTGGGGTAACGGAAGAGAGCCTCCTGATATCCCTGGTTGAGGGTCACTCCAACCCCACCTCCTCCGAGTTGAGCTGTGCTATCGTGGGAGAGGTAGTACACCAGCTTAACTCTGGCCTCTCAGTGGCCATTCAGGCCAGCTCGGGGAGTTACCCCCCTATGGACAGTCAGGACATAGCAGCAGGCAAGGAGGTCATTCGGGTAGCCTCGGTGCAGATCCTGGCCGAGCTACTGAGCCAAACGTCTGAGCCAGAGTGGGTAGGGTTTATCGAGCCCCTCATGGACCCTGTGACCGATGATGTGCTGGATGCCATTGTCGGCACAATGGACAAAATGGCACAGGACTTCAACATCCTACTGGATCTGGCCAAGAAGATGACAATCTTGGGGTCTAAATTTCTGACCAATCTTCAATGTGACCTTGATGTTGAGTGTCCATCTGGGAAAGAAGGGACCACTCACTTTCTCAAAGAGACTGGATCCTCTACCAGTGTGGTGGCCAGAAAGATTCAGACCCTCTCTAGCCCCGACTTTCAGTCTAAAGCCCTGAAGGCGGTTAGCACCATCCTTAGAAGGAAAGTCAGCAGCTCTTCTGGCATGGCTCCTTCCTCTAGGCCTTCTAGTGCTGCTCCTAGCCTTACTGAAGCTCCCCTGAATACCAGCTGCACAGCCCTGACACATGTAACCTCCACTGCCACAGTGATTGTTAAGGCATTTGTGGGAGGCATGGAGACGATAGCATCATTTGAAGGCACATGTGAAGCAGTTGATTGGCCAGTTCCTGTAAATGACCACAAAACAGGATCTTCACAGATGATAACCTTCTCTCTAGCCCGCACACTCTACGGCCGTATACGAGCAAAGCTGAGGGACCTTTTAACTCTATCCGCTCGAGAAGGTGTTGCTAAGAATGCTTCTCTTCAGGAGTCTTCAGACACCCTGGAAAAGGCAACTGTTTCAACTGTTGAGGCCCAGTTACCCAGCACCGAACTTAGTAGAGTTCCCAGTGAGAGCCAACCaataccagctctctgtctctccaatcTGGATACCAGTACTCAAGAAGTTCTTAGCAGTGTTTTTTCCAtctacaagtcagagttatcaaaaGTGGAGAGTAAATCCTTGGCCGTTGTCAGTTCATCTGATGAGTCCCTAGAGGCTTGTTGGTTTGTTGATAGTGTCCTATCAAAGCTCGATGACTATACTATTTCCCAGTCACCCTCACCCAATGAAGACTTGAGCGTGAGTACTCAATATTCTCAACTGAGCTCAGAAGAGAGTGTCAGAATCACAGAGTCCTCTACTAGTCTGATTCAGAGCATTAAGAAGCTCTCTAGCAATGACTTCCAGACTCAGGCAGAAGAGGCAGTGAGTAAAGTGCTGATGAGATCCAGTCATTCCTTTATCACACAGATCAGCCATACTGGTCTTCAGAAAAGTCTGCAGGCTGGCTTATCATCTAGCTCACCATCAGAGATCCATGTCCTTTCAGAATCCATGTCCTCCATGTCCTCTGAGAATACAGCCTCTGGATTAGTGGAAACCTTTGTCAAAGGAATGGCCACTATTTTCCAGAAAAATGAGTCCACTGACACTGTGCTACTGGAAAGAAGTGGGAGAGTTTCGCAGTGCTCCCACGGGGGCTCCCAACTGGATGATACTGAATTGAGTGTTAAAATATCAGAGGAGAAGCTTTGGTCAACAGCTAAGACCATCTGCGTCAGTATGAAGAACACACTTAAGGATTTCTTCACAGGGCTGAAGCCACCCGGATCCGAAAGGACAGAAAATGCTTCTTCCAAAGAGAACCTTGGGGAAATCCTGGTTGCTTTCCAGAGTGAATTCTCAAACTTAGGGCGAATTCAGGATTCCAGGGAGCTCCTTCAGATCAATGATATGGTAGGAACTATGCTGAGGGAGGTTGAGAAAAGTGAGGATGACAGTGAACAAGTCTGCCAAGACATCCCTAGAACCTGTTCATCTTTGTCCACTTCTTTAAATGGTCGGAGTTCCTTGTCCAGCTCTTCAAAGAGTCCTAGGTCAGAGTGTGAGTTAGAGATCAACCTCCCTGGCACTCCCATCCCTGACGAAGTGCCTTTTGATCTGACCTGCCCCATCTTCAGGAGCTCCTGCATCGACACCAGGGTCTCTAAAATGCCAGAGATTTCTTCAAGTGACCTAAAGACAAAGATGATGGCACACACAGATCAACCCCTGCATCGTAACAGTCCAATGACTGACAGCAGTCGACCACCGAGTGCTAAAGCCTCTTTTCGATCCTCCACTCCGTCTTTCACCAGTAGGGGAACCTCTTTGGTACCGAAGGGAGATGGGATTGACattgaagagaaggaggagtgtatCCCCAGCAGCTCTGGCCATCTGAGGGAGCTCTTAATCACCCCGGACATCAGCAGTGCCTCTGCATTCCCACTGCAGTACTTGATGGACTCCAGCAAAGATGATGTCATCTGTTTGGTCGCCATACTGGTGATAAGGTTGCTATCGGAGATCAGACCCTCAACCCTAGATGGACCCTCCCAACAGGCAGCAGACATGACAGAAACATCTCAGCAACTCATCAGACAAGTCCTGTCTGAGTTCTGTGCTGCATCTAGATTCTCCAGGACACAGGCATATTCCCAGATCCTGTACATCCAAAGGGTGTTCAGAGGTGTACATAAAAACCTCATGGAGGAGTTTGGCTCTAATAACACCCTGCCAGCAGCTATTTCCtcccaggaccctgcatttgacaGAGTCCTGGTAAAGTCCTTGACCCAGCAGCTGGTACAGGGATGCAAGGAGACGTCAAGACCAGCTTCTGCTGCAACAAACCCATCAGAccaggctgagacagagaggggggctgAGCAGAAAGCAAGAAGGAGCTTCCTTTGCTTTTCAATAACCAAACTCAGGATCAACTTCAAG CGTTCCAAGAGAGGAAACAAAAAGGACTGCCATTCAGTCCAGGAACAGACTGAGATTCCCTCTACTGATGGACATTGCATAG TGGGAGAGGTTTCTCCATCCATATCTCAGCCTATCAAAAAACTATCCTTGATTGTCAGGGTCTTTTCAGCAATGATGAAGCCATTCAGGCGCTTCACCAAGAAGAACCTGTAA